One Salvelinus namaycush isolate Seneca chromosome 4, SaNama_1.0, whole genome shotgun sequence genomic window carries:
- the LOC120045433 gene encoding myozenin-1-like has protein sequence MPLSISAHPNKRKKVNKIITDLTNITQDDEESNPEASEFDLGTKINTPKDTMLEELSLLTNKGSKMFRMRQQRVERFIVTNENMQNLQQLVPSLGCETTAPPLTQELEHEEDKEAEIEKKRQQYVQTYVSPWERAMRGDESLTSTMHHHMAGPHTPHDMPKFKSFNRTALPYGGFENGGGHLNFEPPEIPFAQVEAESLHSLQGDIRSRPSFNRTPIGWVCNPEDNSHIHMELDNMLPFDGETDEL, from the exons ATGCCTCTCTCGATTTCCGCCCACCCTAACAAGAGGAAGAAGGTCAACAAGATCATTACTGATCTGACCAACATCACCCAAGATG ATGAAGAGTCAAACCCTGAGGCGTCCGAATTTGATCTGGGCACAAAGATCAACACTCCTAAAGACACCATGTTGGAGGAACTGTCTCTTTTGACCAACAAGGGATCCAAGATGTTCCGGATGAGGCAGCAGAGAGTGGAGCGCTTCATCGTCACCAACGAGAATATG CAGAATCTCCAGCAGCTGGTTCCATCGCTGGGGTGTGAGACGACAGCCCCACCACTCACTCAGGAACTGGAGCACG AGGAGGATAAGGAGGCGGAGATAGAAAAGAAGAGACAGCAGTACGTGCAGACTTACGTGTCGCCGTGGGAACGGGCCATGAGGGGAGACGAGTCCCTGACCTCTACCATGCACCACCACATGGCTGGACCACATACCCCCCACGACATGCCCAAGTTCAAGAGCTTCAATAG GACGGCCCTGCCCTATGGCGGCTTCGAGAACGGGGGAGGCCACTTGAACTTCGAGCCTCCCGAGATCCCATTCGCCCAGGTGGAGGCGGAGTCCCTCCACTCCCTGCAGGGGGACATTAGGTCCCGCCCCTCGTTCAACCGCACCCCCATCGGCTGGGTGTGTAACCCGGAGGACAACTCACACATCCACATGGagctggacaacatgctgcccTTTGACGGAGAGACGGATGagctgtag